In a genomic window of Bacteroidia bacterium:
- a CDS encoding DUF1902 domain-containing protein, producing the protein MEKLLNLYIEKLPEGYYLATSDSIQGLVAQGRTISETIEIARDVAKRLIESQADLHGTVFRAPAKNLE; encoded by the coding sequence ATGGAAAAGCTACTAAACCTTTACATTGAAAAACTGCCTGAAGGATATTATCTCGCTACTTCTGATTCCATACAAGGCTTGGTGGCACAAGGCCGGACTATTAGCGAGACCATCGAGATAGCCCGTGATGTGGCCAAACGGCTTATCGAATCACAAGCCGATCTGCATGGTACCGTTTTCAGAGCGCCAGCAAAGAATCTGGAGTAG
- a CDS encoding Uma2 family endonuclease gives MQIRHNTDKRYTYADYLTWNDGKRWELIEGIPFEMQAAPLRIHQDLIFHLVKIIDAHLAEKDCKTYMAPFDVRLKPNLRLVKDQQDDEITTVVQPDISAFCDLKKLYERGAIGPPDLIIEIISPHSVKLDTRDKLLLYQNSGVREYWIVFPEEREVEVYSLDEQGRYSRINSYPAGGVQVISVIFPELKISVEQVFAVIG, from the coding sequence ATGCAAATCCGGCACAATACGGACAAACGATATACCTACGCTGACTACCTTACCTGGAATGATGGCAAGCGCTGGGAACTCATAGAAGGAATTCCTTTCGAAATGCAGGCCGCACCCCTGCGCATCCACCAGGACCTGATATTCCACCTGGTCAAGATCATTGATGCACACTTGGCAGAGAAGGACTGCAAAACATACATGGCGCCTTTCGATGTTAGGCTGAAACCGAATTTAAGACTGGTAAAGGACCAGCAGGATGACGAAATAACCACCGTAGTGCAACCTGATATTTCAGCTTTTTGTGATTTGAAGAAACTGTATGAAAGGGGAGCAATAGGCCCGCCCGATCTCATTATCGAAATTATCTCACCCCACTCTGTAAAACTTGACACCCGGGATAAATTACTTCTTTATCAAAACTCTGGTGTTAGAGAATATTGGATTGTTTTTCCTGAAGAAAGGGAAGTAGAGGTTTATTCTTTGGATGAACAGGGCCGTTATAGTCGGATAAATTCGTATCCCGCTGGCGGTGTCCAGGTAATTTCGGTTATTTTTCCTGAATTGAAAATTTCGGTGGAACAGGTGTTTGCGGTTATAGGATAA